ACTATCAATTGTTCCTTTTTCTGCTAGAAGTATCACCGTCTATGTATTAAAACACACCTCGAAGCTGACTAGGCCAACTATCAAATATTCTCTTTTCCTAACTAAACTATCACCATCTACTCAACTAGGTGAGTGTGTGTTTTAATACACAGACGGTGATAGTACAGGTAGAAAAGGGATCAACTGATTGAGATGTGAAACTAGAGAAAAGTGATAGTTCAGATGTGTTTTTTACCATTGTATCTGTAAACTTTTATCACTTAACCACCATATAACTTATCCACAATCAGAAAACTCATCACTCATTTATTGATACTACTAAATAGAGTTTAATAGATCAATACATCTTGGACAAAAAGAAGCAGATACAAAAATTGCAGCTGTGCAACTTATTTAAGCATTTTAACCTAGTGAAAACGTTATATACAAGGCCTCGAGAGACCGCGATTTCTCTTATGCATCTGAAGTAATGAGGCCTCTGATTCAACAACTATTGCAGGAGGAATTTGTTCTAAAATGTAAGATAAGTTGTTATCATTGTTGCACCAGTAGGATCAGATAAAAGATGTCTGATTAGGCCTTTTCTCATGTCATTTGGTGCAATAATAAACATGTAGAAGGCAAACAACATGAGGTCTGCTGAAGAAAGACTTGAACCAAGAAATCCGTGCCACATCCTGAAATAATAACGCTTCTCGTTACCGAAAGATGTAACTTATATACACTGACAGTTTAAAGAATTTTTACACTATCAGTATTTtctgttagtaaactgtatagtaaaatattaaaacagtaatAATAGTTTCTTCAAATAAAAGATAGAAACTGAAAATAAGAACAGTGTCagaaaaattatgtaagaacaaAAAAATCGAGCCCATTGAATGTACAATGTTTCTTATTTTCAGTTTCTGTCTTTTATTTTCAGAAACTATTATTactgtttttaatattttactatacagtttactaacaatcttaaggaaattatttccctcaacgtacccgaggttttgaaatCTTTTCTCCCAGGATAGAATGATTTACTCACTAGAATAGCGGTATAGCAAATtatggtgactgcgaaccactcgaaggcTATAACACACgaattttaggaagtgcagagaagaagaagaagaagaagattgttTTTCAGAAATTTTCATATGGAACAATTCTGAGGATCAACAGTAATATATAGCCTGTTTGCAGCTTTTCAAAGAAGGTTGCAATCTTTCTGAAAAATTctacctgttgggaaaaggtttgcaacttttcagaaaaggttGCAATCTTTCAGAAAATTCCGTTGGAAAAATCGGTTGggaaatgttttaaattaatccgggaaagaaagaaaaagaaaggtccaaaaagattatcaatccgaatcgagcgacgacgacggcgTAAGGGGagccctcttcttgaccctttagcaacatgaaggggtgcttctacttttaagtaggagactttttctttccaccgCCTATGTGGgacaaatgcttatttcataaagcaagaggGAACAACTCATTTTTCCCTCCACTTCTTTTCCCTCCATTTTCCATTCAACCTATTAATTAAACCCAACATTTTCTAACATGTAGGATGTTGCCTGCCTCACTTTCGATGTTGCTAATCCTAACTTATTATGAACGATTACATGTAGTTATCTTTCAAGTGGTTTCTCATTAGTACTGAAATTACAACATTCTCATTATTCTAACTGGAACCGTCTTTTGTATTTGAAAAAGATTTTAACTTAAATACACTGATAATCTTTCAAGTGATCTGATTTCTCATTAGCACAGAAATTACAACATTCTCACTATTCAAACAAAAAGTATCTTCTGTATTTGAAAAGGATTAACTCATATATGCTGACAGTTTAAAGAGTTCTTATGCTAGTAGTGCATTTTTAACTGTCACTAGGAAGTTGTCTTCCTTATTTTCTATGTTACTGATCCAACTTATATTAGAATGGAAAAGAGATGTAACTCCATTCCTTAGGACTCGGTAGTCAATCCTATTTCCGATATATCGAGGCAGTTGAGTTATGAATTCGATTTTGACCATTATTTTCGTATCTGTAATAGTGTGAAAAGAAGGCACGGCTCTGAGTTGTTCAAGAATAATGGCGTTGAGTTTCTCGACCCTTTAATCAGAGGATTATTCAGTTATATTTCTGAATGGGGCGGGGAAGAGATATAACTTGAACGGTCACATGTATTTATCTTTTCGGTGGTTTGATTTGTGTAAAAGCTATTAGTGTATAGAATTTAAACTCATTCAAAAATGATGTCATATCATCAAAGATAATGGGGTGAAGGAGCAAGATCAAGCCATACCATTTTGGCACACGGAAGAATGCACGAAAAAATGACCTTATCCCCTCAATATCCAGCTGCAATATCAGAGCCAGtccaaataagaaaaatgatcTTTGTCGTTTTCGTTCTTGTGGCCAAAGAGTGTTCCAAGCTGAATAAAAGATGAACACTTGCTTAGTTCAGAAGGGTCAGAATCTATGTTGGTTGGACTCTCCAGAAATGTCGTCGACTGTGTCAGATTCACTAAAAAagcactacttttggaggatccaacaCGCGCTCAACggcatttttgaagagtccaagcaacataggTTGAAATGATAGCAATGCAATCAAGAACGGCGGAAATGTATTTCATGTACCTTGAGTTGAAATACTCGGGGTTCTTGAACTCGTAAGCATGTTCTTGGTATGATTTTGTCGTAAAATATTTGCAAGTACAGAGGCGCATTTTGGAGCTTCAGACAGTGATCTAACAACTGAATAACCTGTTTATGCAGTAGAGGAAGTTTCAGAAAGCATTGCATTTTAAGAACAACATATTAAGGTCACAGGTTCGGGCTGTGGAAATAGCCTTTTGCAAAAATGCAgagtaaggctgcgtacaatagacccttatgTTCTAGATCCCCGAACTCAGCTCATAGTGAGAGCTTAGTGAATCGGACTGCCGTTTGTTTATATTAAGAGTAATgtattttcttctcttattaCCTGTGGCTGGATGAACCATGCTAGCAGCAGCACCAAATGCAAGTGTTTTTTGCTCAGTATTTGGCAAAGATCCACCAACCGGTATGTAAGACCATTCCTGCGTATAATTTCACTAATGTCATGGTTGTCGTTCTCTAGACTAAAAACAAAAATTGCACATAATGAAAGGTGGATTGGATGGATTACCTCCTCGTAAATTTCTTTAATTCTTACACCGAGGGTGTTCAATCGTAACATCAGTTTTTTCTTTAACAGATCAAACGGCATTGCATCTTTTGAAGCCAAACAAGTTTCCTACAGATACGTCCTTTTATTAGTCACACATAGCCAAAGTAGTAAAGTTTGGAGCATATTACCAAAAACTAACCTCGAAAAAGACTCGTGTTGGAGACATGGGCATGGCATAGAGAAATGTTGGATATTTAGCTTCTAAAGATTGAGCGTCGTGTCTGACATAGTCTCTATAATCCATGAAAACCATCAGGCTCGGGTCATATGGATTGTTATCGAcctaaaattcaaaaaacaagAAACAATGATACAATTACAAAACCAACCAAGTTTAGATGTCATAATATAGCAGTAGCTATCCGATGAATAGGAAGTCCGATTCTAAGTTAACAATAGAAACAGAATGCCAAACTGAATGCATATATCCTAGACGAGCAGCAATCTGTTAAACCGGAAAACTAGTAAGGATAGAccaagaaaaggaaaaatgcaACAATTTGCTATCATAAACTTGTGACGTTAAAGTATTCGAGTGCATGACATGCAAAAACTTCAGAATAACTCGATGTTCGATGATCTTTCTCTACCTCAACTTCCACTCCATAAGCTGTTTGAACAGAAACTCTGGGACCTCCCAACTCATACTGCAAGAACTTCCCCGAGGCTGCTCCCGATGCAACAGTTACAAACCTGTTATTGTAAATTAGAAGTTTCAGAATGAGGAATCAGTTAAAATTTGAAGTCTGCAAAGTGACAAAACTATACCTGCAGGGAATCACAACATCGCCCTCGCACTCTACAAGACTGTGGCCACTTGTGGCATCAACTATCCTATCCACTTTCGAGTTTAGATATAACACACCTGCCTCCACACACCTAGGAAGATTAATGTGAATTACACctttaaggaaaataaaatgatgaaacattttgtaaagaataaattaacgaCTCGTAAGACATAAGGAACAAGTTCAGTGAATTTAACCTTTTCAGCAACTCCTCGTGCAGTAAATGGCGACTAACTCTTCCATAAGCACGACCAATAAGAATAGGATCAGCATCATCAAGATATACAATGGTATCCCGCCAAACATGTTCAATGCAGGCTTGAAGCCCAAGATCTGAAAAAATGAAAGTATAAACATCATTTGAAAGACTAATTCGAGTATCAAAAACCTCAAAACCAATAATGACAGGTCCCGTGTTCATGCATGTAATTAAAATAAAGTGATTCTTCAAGTATCATCATCTTAATTCTATTCAATTGTCACTCAACCAAGGTTAATTATTTCCCGATATCACCAAGTCTTCCTGTTGTTGGACCATTGATACCCCGTGACTTGTTTTTGAGATACTTCTGTAATTTCCGGTTATTCTTTATTACCACTTTTGTTCAGATTATTTTGCATTCTTGATCCATTTACTCATTTGGTTCTTGAAGAGAATTATGATGAAGTTTTCGACTCTTTGAACTACTAAAATATACCACATATTCAAATTCCCTTGCATACATATTTTCTTGTGATTACCATCACACTTTGTTTTCTATGACCCTTCTTAATACTTAACTATTAATGAAAGATAAACGCGAGGGTCTAATCATTTTAAATTAGATTAAGATAAAGGATCATATTATGTCTGAGAAATTAACAATCACTAGGAATCTCAAGTAGACAAATTGCTAAAAAGGGAGAATGTAAGTTCAATGTGCTCTTATCTAATTGCTTCAAGAAATCTCTTAGTAATAAGCCTACATGAAAAAGTCTGATTAAGGTCCGGAAAATAAGATATCCTCTTTTGTGAAAGTATATGTAGACACAAAAAGACTcttcatgaaaataaaataaagattacAACCTTTGAACTCGTCCTCCCATACACCATAGTTGTTTGTGAAAGGAAGATCAGGCCCAACGAGCCCCACGTTCAACCCCAATTTAGCTGACTCCGCAGCAAGAGCAAGACCAGCAGGACCACAGCCAATAACCACTAAATCCAGTACAGTTTGTCCAGCTGATATTTGTCGCAACTGCAAGCTGAGATAGTATGATGAACAAAGCAATATAGGTTGCTGCagcataacaacaacaacaacatacccaatataATCTCAAAATTGGGGTGTGAGGAGGGAggatgtatgcagaccttacccctacctttgtgaggtagagagactatttccgaaagaccctgaTAGAAACCAAAGTTTCATATTGGATAAAAGAGATAGAATCTCGTATCTCCAGAATAATCTTTCTGCATATAAAAGATATATTACAAAATACCTATACATTACTGGATCTATTATTTATACAATAGCTAACTATAACTACTTCATAACCATTTAGTATAAAGACACATAACTTCCGGTAACCATAAGGAACTGTCAAATAACTCCTAATAACCATAAACTTCCAGGAATTTGAGAAGATACAGATCACTATCTTCTCCTATATTTCTTCGCTTCTTCCTCTTTAAATAAGTACAGAAGATACGTGGCTTATcaaaccctcggctcaaaagggAAGAATCCGACAGGACAATAAAGTAGCAAGATACGAAACAAATGCAGCAACATATAGCAATACACGAAGAATAAAAAACTACAAAATAACTAAATAATACTACTAAAAGGATAAGAATGTCACTCCATCTAAGTTCATGTCTCGATAAGCTGAGTGAAACGACTActatataacttaaatttatttacatatgagGGACCAAGAAAGTCAATCACCTTATCAGAAAGCTTAGATTGCTGATCCATATCTTTTTTCTGCTGCATTTGAACAAAAACAAGCTGTGAACCACCAGCTTTTATATAATCTTCTTCATCAGCAAAATCTTCTTTATCAACTACACAACTCTCACTTCCACTACTAATATTACACTTCACTTTCATACTCATAGGCCAAAAAGATTGCTTTTTTCTTGGCATAACTCTCCTCCCTCCTAATGGTTTCAATCTCGGACGCGTAAAAACCGCCATTGCTCCAAAGTTTTGAGCTCCAACACACTCCATTTTCAAGTATATGCCCTTTCTCTAGCTcctttgttgttgttttttccttcaaaaatgttcaaaatctgagatcttttttcattattttggtcAATTGGGTGTTTGAAAATTGAGAAATCTTGAAGAAATTTGCAAGAATTGAAGATTAATTTGAAGTGTATTGTGTGAATTTTGCTGGTTTTTTTGGATGGACAAGAGGAGAAAACAGAGAGAATAAGGTATATGGATAGGGAGGAGGGAAGTTTTTTGCTGATGTGTACAATTGAAATGACACGTGGATGGATTTGATTTGCTGGAGTTATTTCGTCTTGACAATAATTCACactctttttttgaatttttgtttttaacacaccatcctttctacccagaAATAATATAGAGAATATGGTGAGTAACAAGGTAACAGTGCAAAGGCTATTAGAAAGAAGTCGAAAATAACAGCAAAATCATGTATTAGGCGAAGCACATTAAACAATATACGAGAGTAGATCattgaaaacaaaaataaacaatGATATAATCAAAAATAAGAACTATAATAATATAactagagcccgtttggatgggcttaaaaaaaataatttttatgtatgaagtatttttagaactttgaagtgctgaaagtt
This sequence is a window from Solanum dulcamara chromosome 10, daSolDulc1.2, whole genome shotgun sequence. Protein-coding genes within it:
- the LOC129870770 gene encoding lycopene epsilon cyclase, chloroplastic, which translates into the protein MECVGAQNFGAMAVFTRPRLKPLGGRRVMPRKKQSFWPMSMKVKCNISSGSESCVVDKEDFADEEDYIKAGGSQLVFVQMQQKKDMDQQSKLSDKLRQISAGQTVLDLVVIGCGPAGLALAAESAKLGLNVGLVGPDLPFTNNYGVWEDEFKDLGLQACIEHVWRDTIVYLDDADPILIGRAYGRVSRHLLHEELLKRCVEAGVLYLNSKVDRIVDATSGHSLVECEGDVVIPCRFVTVASGAASGKFLQYELGGPRVSVQTAYGVEVEVDNNPYDPSLMVFMDYRDYVRHDAQSLEAKYPTFLYAMPMSPTRVFFEETCLASKDAMPFDLLKKKLMLRLNTLGVRIKEIYEEEWSYIPVGGSLPNTEQKTLAFGAAASMVHPATGYSVVRSLSEAPKCASVLANILRQNHTKNMLTSSRTPSISTQAWNTLWPQERKRQRSFFLFGLALILQLDIEGIRSFFRAFFRVPKWMWHGFLGSSLSSADLMLFAFYMFIIAPNDMRKGLIRHLLSDPTGATMITTYLTF